The following are from one region of the Stegostoma tigrinum isolate sSteTig4 chromosome 50, sSteTig4.hap1, whole genome shotgun sequence genome:
- the LOC125450361 gene encoding sulfotransferase 1C4-like isoform X7: METELHSGLQDSVLTRPHVKLVQDVALPDWVADNWSLLESFQAKAGDLLIATYPKAGTTWTQEIVDLINHDGDEDMCKRAPVHNRIPFLEFFPTHYNLPSGLEQIQNMDSPRMIKTHLPFQLIPKSFWEQDCKAIVVARNAKDNVVSYFHFHRMDQVMPHPGTWQEFLQKFMDGQLSWGSWYDHAKGWWAAKENHPILFLFYEDMKENPRREIQKVAQFMGKVLEDDILEKIVHLSTFQVMKDNPMTNYTTLPSNIMNQSISRFMRKGEVGDWKNHFTVAENEHFDEHYEREMALCSIAFRQVL, from the exons ATGGAGACAGAGTTACACTCTGGCCTGCAGGACTCCGTGCTGACCAGGCCACACGTTAAACTGGTCCAGGATGTGGCGCTCCCAGACTGGGTCGCAGACAACTGGAGCCTCCTGGAGTCTTTCCAAGCGAAGGCCGGGGATCTACTCATCGCAACCTACCCCAAAGCAG GGACCACTTGGACACAGGAAATTGTCGATCTCATTAACCACGATGGTGATGAGGACATGTGTAAACGGGCTCCCGTCCACAATCGCATCCCCTTCCTGGAATTTTTCCCCACTCACTACAACCTTCCAAGCG GGCTCGAGCAGATCCAGAATATGGACTCACCTCGGATGATCAAAACCCACCTGCCTTTCCAACTCATTCCCAAATCCTTCTGGGAGCAGGATTGTAAG GCAATTGTAGTCGCTCGAAATGCCAAGGATAACGTGGTCTCCTACTTCCATTTCCATCGGATGGATCAAGTGATGCCTCACCCTGGGACCTGGCAGGAATTCCTCCAAAAATTCATGGACGGGCAAC TTTCTTGGGGCTCGTGGTACGACCATGCGAAGGGCTGGTGGGCAGCGAAGGAGAACCATCCAATCCTGTTCCTCTTTTATGAAGACATGAAGGAG AACCCCAGGCGGGAGATCCAGAAGGTGGCCCAGTTCATGGGGAAGGTTCTGGAAGACGACATCCTGGAGAAGATTGTCCATCTCTCCACCTTCCAGGTGATGAAGGACAACCCAATGACCAATTACACCACGTTGCCGAGCAACATCATGAACCAATCCATCTCCAGGTTCATGAGGAAAG gTGAGGTTGGAGACTGGAAGAACCACTTCACAGTGGCTGAGAACGAACATTTTGATGAACATTACGAGAGAGAGATGGCTCTGTGCTCGATAGCGTTTCGCCAGGTCCTGTAA